A window of the Roseburia sp. 831b genome harbors these coding sequences:
- a CDS encoding amino acid ABC transporter permease, with translation MDVNVIAEYLPLFKNALILTLKIGWQGIAVAFVIGLVGAAVLHFKVPVLKTIITVYIELLRNTPLLVQLFFLYFALPKIGIQISAEMCGLLGLGLLGGAYMIETFRSGLESIDKIQTESALSLGMTKGQVFVHVILPQAFSISIPGLLANVIFLLKETSVFSTISLMDLMFTAKDLIGMYAKTVESLFLLVVFYLLMLLPVSILGTIIERRVRYAQFGD, from the coding sequence ATGGATGTAAATGTAATTGCAGAATATCTTCCATTATTTAAAAATGCACTTATCTTAACACTGAAAATTGGATGGCAGGGCATAGCAGTCGCGTTTGTAATCGGACTGGTGGGCGCTGCTGTCCTCCATTTTAAAGTGCCGGTTTTAAAAACCATTATCACAGTATACATTGAATTATTGCGGAATACACCACTTCTGGTGCAGCTTTTCTTTTTGTATTTTGCACTTCCGAAGATTGGAATCCAGATTTCAGCCGAAATGTGCGGTTTACTTGGACTTGGCCTTTTGGGCGGCGCTTACATGATTGAAACATTCCGAAGTGGATTGGAATCAATTGACAAAATCCAGACAGAGAGTGCGTTAAGCCTTGGAATGACCAAAGGTCAGGTGTTTGTACACGTGATTTTGCCACAGGCTTTTTCCATCAGTATACCAGGACTTTTGGCAAATGTCATTTTCCTGTTGAAGGAGACGTCTGTCTTTTCCACCATCAGTCTGATGGATTTAATGTTTACCGCAAAAGATTTGATTGGTATGTATGCAAAAACGGTTGAAAGCCTGTTTTTACTGGTTGTTTTTTACCTGCTCATGCTGCTTCCGGTCTCCATCCTAGGAACCATCATCGAAAGGAGGGTACGCTATGCACAGTTTGGGGATTGA
- a CDS encoding transporter substrate-binding domain-containing protein: MKKNLWKKLVSTVTIAALTGALLAGCGSAKSETSSNGGSKDAGYRTLDEIKESGEINIGVFSDKSPFGYVDENGDYAGYDVYFAERLGKDLGVKINYVSTEAANRIEYLQTGKVDIILANFTVTEERAQEVDFALPYMNVALGVVSPDNAVVTSLDDIGADDQVIVISGTTAETYLTKNYPDIKLQKYDAYAEAKTAFENGNGVAWANDNTEVIAFANENPGYTVGIPSLGDADTIAPAVTKGNDTLLNWINDEIESLGNENFFHADYEATLLDTYGQEYENTLVVEGGKTE; this comes from the coding sequence ATGAAAAAGAATTTATGGAAAAAACTGGTAAGCACAGTCACAATTGCAGCATTGACAGGAGCATTATTAGCAGGCTGCGGTTCTGCAAAGTCAGAAACATCTTCAAACGGCGGTTCTAAGGATGCAGGATATCGTACCCTTGATGAAATCAAAGAAAGTGGAGAAATCAACATCGGCGTCTTTTCCGATAAGAGCCCATTTGGTTATGTGGATGAAAACGGTGATTACGCCGGATATGATGTTTATTTTGCAGAGCGTCTTGGAAAAGACCTCGGCGTGAAAATCAACTATGTTTCCACAGAGGCAGCAAACAGAATCGAATATCTCCAGACTGGAAAAGTAGATATCATTCTTGCAAACTTTACAGTAACAGAGGAAAGAGCGCAGGAAGTTGATTTTGCACTTCCATACATGAATGTTGCACTAGGTGTTGTCTCTCCAGATAATGCAGTGGTAACAAGCTTAGATGATATCGGCGCAGATGACCAGGTGATTGTCATTTCCGGAACAACAGCAGAAACTTATCTGACCAAGAATTACCCGGACATCAAATTACAGAAATACGATGCCTACGCAGAAGCAAAGACAGCGTTTGAAAATGGAAACGGTGTTGCATGGGCAAACGATAATACCGAAGTAATCGCTTTTGCAAATGAAAATCCAGGATATACCGTTGGAATCCCATCCTTAGGGGATGCAGATACGATTGCACCAGCAGTCACAAAAGGGAATGACACCTTATTAAATTGGATTAATGATGAAATTGAAAGCCTTGGAAATGAAAACTTTTTCCATGCAGACTATGAGGCAACCTTGCTTGACACATACGGACAGGAGTATGAGAATACACTTGTAGTTGAGGGCGGAAAGACGGAGTAA